In Spirobacillus cienkowskii, a genomic segment contains:
- a CDS encoding POTRA domain-containing protein, translating into MVASNFFKILFIYFLLNFKIFVYSQAERFKLLDQASNLNPVVELYLVVDGEGTSFYSDMLHDLSLVPLPELEDVIISLLMQTNLYQSVEVDRIITDANQIIFVAKAETIKRVHDIIINGMSSAEASDYLKFLSTQRGRPFVEYTLKNDTLFIQKNLVKRGYLNAKVDSVQVNEVTNQYLQVVFNVDKGNPCRIDQVIIQDTFSNVLNFLTLPIETGSICNQSSINDALDLQKESYYEQGYLKANVRIKAISYSPNNESAKITLEIDKGPKTIFQIYDEETGILNQDFAITTQGYTYSDILIMSDADLLSIINNFYQKQGFAFVNVLGPEKIIDKNGNTILKFILKKGNLVKIGKINFVGDGLNEAKILENLGINSSFFSSGLPFYQENLNNYKDKVKSIFLNEGYLNVNVYMPDFIPSIDKKEMNLLFRIEKGPKYIVNKIEINGLSKNFELDQKSLESLLKQGAPLSYTSKQNYYDEIKKQLLFEGYLYSQIRFTQSTVPESRDKILVNLQINIDMGPLVRIRKIYVDSQIVGKDNTIISTSLLKEGDVFSQEKFDDARIRLLKHDLFSSVLIEALDFSSFERKETRIDIIIHAHAKTGYSLALSPSWSNFKGYVFDTDYVLNKLNTDGLRFISNLNVSQEKQQQSFASSDTRQILGAKLSLGLSESLFKLGALTTPIDVSSVLSYQVAAETLTNREYLTLQFSGDWKPAFWGLNWNFRQSFIYERSKSTSSESAVVQTLDSPSVSIFELLTNASLDTRNSPAWPTSGSYYSLQFGLARFGLGSEVQFNRYNFSYDTYFPIYGKLSGAVSLGGKFIRDTVNQFGSTVTPPASRRATLTESALVRGFPETYGSTAPGPLLWIHYANNGVPNCTTQLASIGATNLIYFKSETRYRFNEVFGMVLFLDSAFNYFTKGEVAQINDQINKQIGLVEPSTTQCVPDAAALMAPSAIQFNGFDFFEQYWKSAYVSTGIGLRLILGNYATLSLDYGYPLKDPSQNQNNCMTPGDAQNATTPPSCVLRIQKTSYLNGDIEFKGALHLRIGAQF; encoded by the coding sequence TTGGTAGCCAGTAATTTTTTTAAAATATTATTTATCTATTTTTTACTAAATTTTAAAATTTTTGTTTATTCTCAAGCAGAAAGATTTAAATTATTAGATCAAGCTTCAAATTTAAATCCAGTTGTAGAATTGTATCTAGTTGTAGATGGAGAAGGAACAAGTTTTTATTCAGATATGCTCCATGATCTTTCTTTAGTTCCATTGCCAGAATTAGAAGATGTGATTATTTCACTTTTGATGCAGACAAATTTATATCAAAGTGTTGAAGTTGATAGAATTATTACTGATGCCAATCAAATAATATTTGTAGCAAAAGCAGAAACCATTAAACGGGTTCATGATATCATTATTAATGGAATGTCATCAGCTGAAGCGAGTGATTATTTAAAATTTCTCTCTACTCAGAGAGGACGTCCTTTTGTAGAATATACATTAAAGAATGATACCTTATTTATCCAAAAAAATTTAGTGAAGCGTGGTTATCTAAATGCAAAGGTCGACTCTGTTCAAGTCAATGAAGTAACCAATCAATATTTGCAAGTTGTTTTTAATGTTGACAAAGGTAATCCATGCAGAATTGATCAAGTTATAATTCAGGATACATTTTCTAATGTCTTAAATTTTTTGACACTTCCAATTGAAACAGGTTCAATTTGCAATCAATCGTCTATTAATGATGCATTAGATTTACAAAAAGAAAGTTATTACGAACAAGGGTATTTAAAAGCAAATGTTCGCATAAAAGCTATTTCTTATTCTCCAAATAATGAAAGTGCAAAAATAACTCTTGAAATTGATAAAGGTCCTAAAACAATTTTTCAAATTTATGATGAAGAAACAGGTATTTTAAATCAGGATTTTGCTATTACCACCCAAGGCTACACTTATTCTGATATTTTAATAATGTCAGACGCCGATTTGTTATCAATTATAAATAATTTTTATCAAAAACAAGGATTTGCTTTTGTAAATGTATTAGGACCAGAAAAAATTATAGATAAAAATGGAAATACTATTTTAAAGTTTATCTTAAAAAAGGGTAACTTAGTTAAAATTGGTAAAATTAATTTTGTTGGTGATGGTTTAAATGAAGCAAAAATTTTAGAAAATTTAGGAATAAATTCTTCATTTTTTTCTTCTGGACTTCCTTTTTATCAAGAAAATTTAAATAATTATAAAGATAAGGTAAAATCTATATTTTTGAATGAAGGTTACCTAAATGTAAATGTATATATGCCAGATTTTATACCAAGCATTGATAAAAAAGAGATGAATTTACTTTTTAGAATTGAAAAAGGGCCAAAGTATATTGTTAATAAAATTGAAATTAATGGTCTTTCTAAAAATTTTGAATTAGATCAAAAAAGCTTAGAATCTTTATTAAAACAAGGCGCGCCGTTAAGTTATACAAGTAAACAAAATTATTATGATGAAATTAAAAAACAATTATTGTTTGAAGGGTACTTGTATTCACAAATAAGATTTACACAATCAACTGTACCAGAAAGCAGAGATAAGATTTTAGTTAATTTACAAATTAATATTGATATGGGACCATTAGTAAGAATTAGAAAAATTTACGTTGATAGTCAAATAGTTGGAAAAGATAATACTATTATTTCAACATCATTATTAAAAGAAGGAGATGTGTTTAGCCAAGAAAAATTTGACGATGCCAGAATAAGATTGTTAAAACATGATCTTTTTTCTTCTGTTCTCATAGAAGCTCTTGATTTTAGTTCTTTTGAAAGAAAAGAAACTCGAATCGATATTATTATTCATGCGCATGCAAAAACAGGTTATTCATTAGCGTTATCTCCTTCATGGTCTAACTTTAAGGGCTATGTATTTGATACGGATTATGTTTTAAATAAATTAAATACTGATGGATTAAGATTTATTTCTAATCTTAATGTTTCTCAAGAAAAACAACAGCAATCATTTGCATCATCAGATACAAGACAAATTTTAGGTGCAAAGCTAAGTTTAGGCCTGTCTGAATCATTGTTTAAGTTAGGAGCACTAACCACACCGATTGATGTGAGTTCTGTATTGAGTTATCAAGTTGCTGCCGAAACTTTGACAAACAGAGAATATTTAACTTTACAATTTTCGGGTGATTGGAAGCCTGCATTTTGGGGTTTGAATTGGAATTTTAGACAATCTTTTATTTATGAGCGTTCAAAATCAACAAGTTCAGAAAGTGCAGTTGTTCAAACTTTGGATAGCCCATCGGTCAGCATTTTTGAGTTATTAACAAATGCTTCTCTTGATACAAGAAATAGCCCAGCCTGGCCAACGTCTGGGTCGTATTATAGTTTGCAATTTGGTTTAGCACGATTTGGTTTAGGTTCTGAGGTGCAGTTTAATCGTTATAATTTTTCTTATGATACGTATTTTCCAATTTATGGGAAGTTGAGTGGAGCTGTGTCTTTAGGCGGTAAATTTATTAGAGATACAGTTAATCAGTTTGGTTCCACTGTAACTCCGCCCGCTTCAAGAAGAGCAACATTAACAGAAAGCGCTCTTGTAAGAGGATTTCCGGAAACTTATGGAAGTACAGCTCCTGGTCCTTTGTTATGGATTCATTACGCCAATAATGGTGTTCCTAATTGTACCACTCAGTTAGCATCAATTGGAGCGACAAATTTAATTTATTTTAAGTCAGAAACACGTTATCGCTTCAACGAAGTATTTGGGATGGTGTTATTTTTGGACTCTGCCTTTAATTATTTTACTAAAGGAGAGGTTGCACAAATAAACGATCAAATTAATAAACAAATTGGACTTGTTGAGCCATCAACAACGCAATGTGTGCCAGATGCAGCGGCGTTGATGGCTCCATCTGCAATTCAATTTAATGGATTTGATTTTTTTGAACAATATTGGAAGAGTGCTTATGTTTCTACAGGAATAGGCTTGAGGTTAATTTTAGGAAATTATGCAACATTGAGTTTAGATTATGGATATCCTTTAAAAGATCCCTCCCAAAATCAAAATAATTGTATGACTCCTGGTGACGCGCAAAATGCGACAACTCCTCCTTCATGTGTATTGCGTATTCAAAAAACGTCCTATTTGAATGGAGATATAGAGTTTAAAGGAGCCCTTCATTTAAGAATAGGCGCACAGTTTTAA
- a CDS encoding tRNA dihydrouridine synthase — protein MENNNKFILETRLSALGIEFPFFIAPMVGLSHVAFRELIASYTPKNIFAIKFTEMLSTRRIPNEKLETTNELKVALGEKYYIPQLLGNEERYLAPSILKLLEQDPWGFDINMGCTVAHTLKHNWGVRLMGDEKYASDVVKIVKKFSTKPVSVKLRGGISENETFERLLSFTSSLENAGANFITIHARTKEQKHSGDANWSLVSDIRRKLSIPVVANGNIQTAQDAVSVLKNYEVDGVMIARAATARPWILWQISELLGYGQTPIGYEGKKAPQSPEEEGAEYAQACLRFIKILTQYFDDESYILEKFRFFVATGARWFLFGHHFWKISMKSKSVTELYNNVLEFSHNCNNTMTQHIKMF, from the coding sequence ATGGAAAATAACAATAAATTTATTTTGGAAACACGTTTATCTGCATTAGGAATTGAGTTTCCTTTTTTTATAGCTCCAATGGTAGGTTTGTCTCATGTGGCATTCCGTGAGCTTATTGCAAGCTATACACCTAAAAATATTTTTGCAATTAAATTTACCGAAATGCTTTCTACAAGAAGAATTCCTAACGAAAAATTAGAAACCACAAATGAGCTAAAAGTTGCTTTGGGCGAAAAATATTATATTCCGCAATTATTAGGAAATGAGGAGCGTTATTTAGCTCCAAGTATTTTAAAATTACTTGAACAAGATCCTTGGGGATTTGATATTAATATGGGTTGTACCGTTGCGCATACTCTAAAACACAATTGGGGTGTTCGGCTCATGGGTGATGAAAAGTATGCAAGTGATGTTGTAAAAATTGTAAAAAAATTTTCAACCAAGCCTGTTAGCGTGAAACTTCGCGGAGGAATATCAGAAAACGAAACTTTTGAGAGATTATTATCGTTTACTTCTTCACTCGAAAACGCGGGTGCCAATTTTATAACGATTCATGCAAGAACCAAAGAACAAAAGCATAGTGGAGACGCAAATTGGAGTTTAGTCAGTGATATTCGACGGAAACTTTCGATTCCTGTAGTGGCAAATGGCAATATTCAAACTGCTCAGGATGCTGTCAGTGTTCTTAAAAATTATGAAGTCGACGGTGTTATGATTGCGCGAGCTGCAACCGCACGCCCATGGATTTTATGGCAAATATCAGAATTATTAGGGTATGGACAGACACCAATTGGTTATGAAGGGAAGAAAGCGCCGCAATCTCCCGAAGAAGAAGGAGCTGAATATGCACAAGCATGTTTACGTTTTATCAAAATATTAACTCAATATTTTGATGATGAAAGTTACATTTTAGAAAAATTTAGATTTTTTGTTGCAACGGGCGCAAGATGGTTTTTATTTGGACATCATTTCTGGAAAATATCAATGAAATCTAAATCAGTGACAGAACTTTATAACAATGTACTTGAGTTTTCTCATAACTGTAATAATACAATGACTCAGCATATTAAAATGTTTTAA
- a CDS encoding tetratricopeptide repeat protein produces the protein MKPFFIIVVLTYCFLVSCVNSRESKKILGKNSTSINADSQLLRLSYQPALFYYPDSSIRSQRKMLNENNTPQSIIEYMKPRKEIDQLLEKNRLDFRIFQFEPNESNIIFNALQFLRQGDYQSVIEKSRLVLNELQVNDSYLPIEAYSLSPYKEASLLLALAYIQTGDEIGAVQILEKLVENSKNWSPIYVVLSEYYYNKKYYLLSLDVSNRGVDLAIDKNPYLYILQTKSNFALGDKKNARISINRGELLFPNNNEIILWKGILEHFEGNNEQSCQYFLDSYFLDKKNPYSAHNYSYCLIKDSQFEKANEVLELAISNFPSNAHLYYLKGVLENSRGSFSAAQKSWQAYLSLIDENDPNYKIIYFKLSQMVYSNK, from the coding sequence ATGAAACCTTTTTTTATAATTGTTGTTCTCACATATTGTTTTTTAGTGTCATGTGTTAATAGTAGAGAGAGTAAAAAAATATTAGGAAAAAACTCAACAAGTATTAATGCTGATTCTCAACTCTTAAGATTAAGTTATCAACCGGCTTTATTTTATTATCCAGATTCTAGTATTAGGTCACAAAGAAAAATGTTAAATGAAAATAATACTCCTCAAAGCATCATTGAGTATATGAAACCAAGAAAAGAAATTGATCAGTTATTAGAAAAAAATAGACTTGATTTTAGAATATTTCAATTTGAGCCTAACGAATCGAATATAATTTTTAATGCTCTGCAGTTTTTAAGGCAGGGTGATTATCAAAGTGTTATTGAAAAATCAAGATTAGTACTAAATGAATTGCAGGTTAATGATTCTTATTTGCCGATTGAAGCTTATTCTCTAAGTCCTTATAAAGAAGCTTCTTTATTGTTGGCATTAGCATATATTCAAACTGGAGATGAAATTGGAGCTGTGCAAATTTTAGAAAAGCTTGTAGAAAATTCTAAGAATTGGTCACCTATATATGTAGTGCTTTCTGAGTATTATTATAATAAAAAATATTATTTGTTATCTCTTGACGTGTCAAATCGAGGAGTCGATTTAGCAATTGATAAGAATCCTTATTTGTATATTTTACAAACAAAGTCAAATTTTGCTTTAGGAGATAAAAAAAATGCTAGAATTTCAATAAATCGAGGAGAGTTATTATTTCCAAATAATAATGAAATTATTTTATGGAAAGGAATTCTTGAACACTTTGAAGGAAATAATGAACAGTCTTGTCAATATTTTTTAGATTCATATTTTTTAGATAAAAAAAATCCATACTCTGCGCATAATTACTCTTATTGTTTAATTAAAGATAGCCAATTTGAAAAAGCGAACGAGGTATTAGAATTAGCCATTTCAAATTTTCCATCCAATGCTCACTTGTATTATTTAAAGGGTGTTTTAGAAAATAGTCGAGGTTCTTTTTCTGCTGCTCAAAAATCATGGCAAGCATACTTAAGTTTAATTGATGAAAATGATCCAAATTATAAAATAATTTATTTTAAACTTTCTCAAATGGTATATAGTAATAAATAG
- a CDS encoding RNA recognition motif domain-containing protein, which yields MAKKLYVGNLPFSCTDTELSQAFNQYGIVTSARVVTDRETGHSKGFGFVEMEQEDDALKAVDNLNGKPFMGRPLTVNEARPREESRRDGGYHRRGFEARG from the coding sequence ATGGCTAAGAAGTTATATGTTGGAAACCTTCCTTTTAGTTGTACAGATACGGAGCTTTCACAAGCTTTTAATCAGTATGGTATTGTGACAAGCGCTCGTGTTGTTACAGATCGCGAAACTGGTCATAGCAAAGGATTTGGTTTTGTAGAAATGGAACAAGAGGATGATGCTCTCAAGGCTGTTGATAATTTAAATGGTAAACCTTTTATGGGTAGACCGTTGACTGTTAATGAAGCCCGTCCTCGTGAAGAGAGTAGACGAGATGGTGGTTATCATCGTCGTGGCTTTGAAGCTCGTGGATAG
- a CDS encoding NAD(P)H-binding protein: MKKPCIAITGANGFIGKHAINELSKKFYIKALSRVIPNNIEKNANIEWVKCDLFSLKDTENALKNCDYLLYLIHSMCKQSKFSQNNFVDFDLIIADNVRRAAKQNKIKQIIYIGGILPNDEENISKHLKSRKEVEKILSCNEIALTCIRAAMIIGPGGSSFQIVHSLVKRLPIMATPKWTNSLSQPIDIIDVVNFIENCVGNCEVYNKSIDVHGSEIISYNSLMLRISKIMNKKRTIITVPFFSLAFSKLCVYIITGADYFTISPLIDTLKHNLIASNKTIFNKYIPQPIELEKSLQRAIEYENKSKPFKKKNIREEKKVRTVQRIHLPAGWNSYELRDEYIKWLQKKFFMIVMYKEQENILKFQLLGINLVTIELSHTRSCVDRQIFYITGGILVVKKQFSNARLEFRLCPHENKAIVAIHDYYPSLPWFIYSFIQSKIQKFLINLFSIHLKKISLKQNKKIT; the protein is encoded by the coding sequence ATGAAAAAACCTTGCATTGCAATTACTGGAGCAAATGGATTTATTGGAAAACATGCAATTAACGAATTATCAAAAAAATTTTACATTAAAGCATTATCAAGAGTAATTCCAAATAATATAGAAAAAAATGCGAATATTGAATGGGTTAAGTGTGATTTATTTAGTTTAAAAGACACAGAAAATGCCTTGAAAAACTGTGATTATTTATTGTATTTAATTCACTCAATGTGCAAGCAATCAAAATTCTCACAAAATAATTTTGTAGATTTTGATTTAATCATTGCAGATAATGTTCGCAGAGCAGCAAAGCAAAATAAGATAAAACAAATTATTTATATTGGTGGAATTTTACCGAATGACGAAGAAAATATATCTAAACATCTAAAAAGCAGAAAAGAAGTTGAAAAAATTTTGTCATGCAATGAAATCGCGCTCACTTGTATTAGGGCTGCTATGATTATTGGACCTGGCGGAAGTTCATTTCAGATAGTTCACAGCTTGGTAAAAAGACTACCAATTATGGCGACTCCAAAGTGGACTAACTCTTTATCACAACCAATAGATATTATCGATGTTGTAAATTTTATTGAAAATTGTGTTGGGAATTGCGAAGTTTACAATAAAAGCATTGATGTTCATGGCTCTGAGATCATTTCATACAACTCTTTGATGCTTAGAATTTCAAAAATTATGAATAAAAAAAGAACTATTATAACAGTTCCATTTTTTTCTTTAGCATTTTCTAAATTATGTGTTTATATAATTACTGGTGCAGATTATTTTACAATTTCACCATTGATAGATACTCTAAAACATAATTTAATTGCAAGTAATAAAACCATTTTTAATAAGTATATTCCGCAACCTATTGAGTTGGAAAAATCATTGCAAAGAGCAATAGAGTACGAAAATAAGTCCAAACCCTTTAAGAAAAAAAATATTAGAGAAGAAAAAAAAGTAAGAACTGTTCAAAGAATTCATTTGCCAGCCGGCTGGAATTCTTATGAACTCAGAGACGAATATATAAAATGGTTGCAAAAAAAATTTTTTATGATTGTGATGTATAAAGAACAAGAGAATATATTAAAATTTCAATTATTAGGAATAAATTTAGTAACAATTGAATTATCTCATACCAGAAGTTGCGTTGACAGACAAATTTTTTATATAACTGGAGGGATATTAGTTGTTAAAAAACAATTTTCTAATGCTAGACTTGAATTTCGCTTGTGCCCTCATGAAAACAAGGCAATTGTTGCAATTCATGATTACTATCCATCACTTCCTTGGTTTATCTACTCATTTATTCAATCTAAAATTCAAAAATTTTTAATAAATTTATTTAGTATACATCTAAAAAAAATTTCACTTAAGCAAAATAAGAAAATTACATAA
- a CDS encoding phytoene desaturase family protein has translation MGSGIGGLTVASLLAKENFTVDLYEQNSKCGGKMFCYTNDDGLIWDTGPTLISLPNEIRNTFSYLQVSSPEMYSIHTGCRVLFSDGSDWILPNGKEKLIKYFTDNKICKFNEFEKLMETSEKFFDFAEKYIFDDDPPKILNLGFNSLKSGILFRNPKISLMPYSKLVDKYISNSNLREFLYHFSSYVGMNPDLAQAGIISIAHVELNSEVVFPKGGVYSIARCLIGAADKLNIRIFTNSEVVNATPILNEINMHAWNLTISKNSLINNEVYDLVVSNCDPYVSSETWLNNNKIKNNFENNIKSNKMRASESQFVILFDWENHVPISHHLKIFPKSWRKSFIDVCEKLEIPEDPCIYLVWPHATDSSVSPRILFISAMAPNNLSGITWSEEFSQNYAEKILNICRKRLKLSFEGKIFKIVTPFELEKRAKSYKGGIYSATYSKFNPTGFHFSGLTEFQNLYFVGAGVHPGAGVSMVMKSARRIAQHIIQKFKYRI, from the coding sequence ATTGGATCTGGTATTGGCGGTTTAACTGTTGCATCGTTGTTGGCAAAAGAAAATTTTACTGTTGATTTATATGAGCAAAATAGTAAATGCGGTGGTAAAATGTTTTGCTATACAAATGACGATGGACTTATTTGGGATACTGGTCCAACATTAATATCTCTTCCAAATGAAATAAGAAATACGTTTTCTTATTTACAAGTTTCATCTCCTGAGATGTATTCAATACATACAGGATGTCGAGTATTATTTTCTGATGGATCTGATTGGATACTTCCAAATGGTAAAGAAAAATTAATTAAATATTTTACTGACAATAAAATTTGTAAATTTAACGAATTTGAAAAATTAATGGAAACATCTGAAAAATTTTTTGATTTTGCAGAAAAATACATTTTTGATGATGATCCGCCAAAAATTTTGAATTTAGGTTTTAATTCTTTAAAGTCAGGAATTTTATTTAGAAACCCAAAAATTAGTTTGATGCCGTATTCAAAATTAGTTGATAAGTATATATCAAATTCTAATTTAAGGGAGTTTTTATACCATTTTTCTAGCTATGTTGGAATGAATCCTGATTTAGCACAAGCTGGAATTATAAGTATTGCTCATGTAGAGCTTAATTCTGAGGTTGTGTTTCCCAAAGGCGGTGTCTATTCAATTGCAAGGTGTTTAATTGGTGCTGCTGATAAATTGAATATTAGAATTTTTACAAATTCAGAAGTAGTAAATGCAACCCCAATTTTAAATGAAATTAATATGCATGCATGGAATCTAACAATTAGTAAGAATTCACTAATTAACAATGAAGTTTATGATCTGGTTGTTTCTAATTGTGACCCTTATGTCTCTTCTGAAACATGGTTGAATAATAATAAAATAAAAAATAACTTTGAGAATAATATAAAAAGTAACAAAATGCGAGCATCTGAAAGTCAATTTGTAATTTTATTTGATTGGGAAAACCATGTTCCAATTTCACACCATTTAAAGATATTTCCGAAGAGTTGGAGAAAAAGTTTTATTGATGTTTGTGAAAAACTTGAAATACCTGAAGATCCTTGCATTTACCTAGTGTGGCCACATGCAACAGATAGTTCGGTTTCTCCTAGAATTTTATTTATATCGGCAATGGCTCCAAATAATTTGTCAGGCATTACGTGGAGCGAAGAATTTTCTCAAAATTATGCAGAAAAAATTTTAAATATTTGCAGAAAAAGATTAAAGTTGTCTTTTGAAGGAAAAATATTTAAAATAGTCACGCCGTTTGAATTAGAAAAAAGAGCAAAGAGTTATAAAGGAGGAATATATAGTGCAACGTATTCTAAGTTTAATCCAACAGGATTTCACTTTTCTGGTTTAACAGAGTTTCAAAATTTGTATTTTGTTGGTGCAGGAGTTCATCCTGGAGCGGGAGTGTCAATGGTCATGAAGTCTGCAAGACGCATTGCACAACATATCATACAAAAATTTAAATATAGGATTTGA
- a CDS encoding polyprenyl synthetase family protein — protein MKNHLQDMFISDFNFITKAIHDFVKLKLPQFIKYENPYIFNILEKKLLDISSEAISSNAKRLRPLICIWVLRNYYLSGDFSTHLSDLSSEKAKIVNKILNIAIIIEILHSASLVIDDIEDGSLERRGKKSMHVQYGMPHALNCANWMYFLVFKMLPKNLVELCYSTLFDCHIGQALDLNSNNFGDNAEMFLNNSENRWTYYNKCAELKTSRLIIFSFDCLKEILNLNDDLLFKLKKIFMEYGVIYQIFDDIKNLIPDISFGKIYEDLNYGIRSSVVLTFLDILSEQNSQEALKVLFSKNFKKYFLEHEKRNLAIISCYNNAKNMLSLNSNSLYSLCLCDKSKDYLSKIIENPFNNININSAINPCKYTHNLQEEIIYE, from the coding sequence ATGAAAAATCACTTGCAAGATATGTTTATAAGTGATTTTAATTTCATAACAAAAGCCATTCATGATTTTGTTAAATTAAAATTGCCTCAGTTTATAAAATATGAAAATCCATATATTTTTAATATATTAGAAAAAAAATTATTAGATATTTCTTCAGAGGCAATTTCCTCTAATGCAAAGCGATTGCGCCCCTTAATTTGTATTTGGGTTTTAAGAAACTATTATTTATCTGGAGATTTTTCGACCCATTTAAGCGACTTAAGTTCTGAGAAAGCAAAAATTGTAAATAAAATACTTAATATAGCTATTATTATTGAAATACTGCATAGTGCTAGTTTAGTTATTGATGATATAGAAGATGGTAGTTTAGAAAGACGAGGCAAAAAATCCATGCATGTGCAATATGGAATGCCTCATGCATTAAACTGCGCAAATTGGATGTATTTTTTAGTATTTAAAATGCTACCAAAAAATTTAGTTGAACTTTGTTATTCGACACTATTTGACTGTCATATTGGGCAAGCATTAGATTTAAATAGTAACAATTTTGGTGATAATGCTGAGATGTTTTTAAATAATTCAGAGAATCGATGGACTTATTATAATAAATGTGCTGAACTAAAAACCTCAAGATTAATTATTTTTTCTTTTGATTGTTTAAAAGAAATTCTTAATTTAAATGATGATTTGTTATTTAAACTAAAAAAAATATTTATGGAATATGGAGTTATTTATCAAATTTTTGATGATATAAAAAATCTTATTCCAGATATTAGTTTTGGAAAAATTTATGAAGATTTGAATTACGGTATTCGCAGTTCTGTTGTTTTAACATTTCTTGATATTTTGTCTGAGCAAAATAGTCAAGAAGCATTAAAAGTTCTTTTTTCTAAAAATTTTAAAAAATATTTTCTTGAACATGAAAAAAGAAACTTAGCGATTATATCATGCTATAATAATGCTAAGAATATGTTAAGTTTAAATTCAAATTCTTTATATTCTTTATGTTTATGTGACAAATCTAAGGATTATTTATCAAAAATTATTGAGAATCCTTTTAACAATATTAATATAAATTCCGCAATAAATCCTTGTAAATATACTCATAACCTTCAAGAAGAAATTATTTATGAATGA